The genome window AAACTTCAGGAACTTAAGGTAGGAGCTGAGGAGTGAATAGAGCTGGGGATAAGTGTTGTTTTTAATAATGGCTCAGACGGACAATTGGTCACTTTAAAGTGACCAATTTCATATGCATGTTTCTGATTATTTTAAATGCACAGCTGTACCCACATTTGTGGAGAAACATGGCTTCCTTTCTGTGGTCGTTGGTGGACGTGAGTCTCATGTCGGGAGGCTCATAAGAAATCTTATTGAACAAATAAAGGCTTTCCTCAGTGTCAGCTTTGCTCTTTTAGCCGCCACCCTGTACAAGATAAATGAGAGCAAACATTGGAGACTGATAATAATAAACACTTTTGTGGAGATCTCTTATTTCCTGCAGAACTCCTCAAATGTCATAGGCACAGTTTATGTtctttaaaatgagaaaaaactgtATTAATTGCAATCTATTTTTTTGCAGAACTCTCAATACAAAACAAATCAATAAATTAAACAGTTATTAGTCCAGTTTCAAAGTAAAGGGAAATGTAATGATCTTACAGAATAAAGGGTTTCATTTAGTGAATTGGACTGAATGTTGTCACTCACCCTATTTTAGGTCAACCACTCAACTTGTTAGTTAGCATCTGCATGATCTTTGATGAAGGGTATTTATACTGTGGCATTTGAACCCTATCATGTGAAGCAGCTGAATGtcatgtacagtacagtactgTACATTTTGGGAGATTTTCCCTGAGCGTCACTTGGTTGTCAGCTATGTTTAATTACATTAAATTGTTTTTCCTTGAGAGTAGacatctgtctgtgttcaggaaGGGTCATATAGGGACTATGAAAAAATTAATATGGATATTGCATTTTTGTATTCTCTCTCATCTTCATCTACACATAAACTGTGTTACTGCCATGTTAGTGGTACattctgtttttcactttgtcctTTTAAAAGGACCCAGAGGAGGATGAACCGAATCTGAGAGTCCTTTTGGAGCACCGCTTTTCCAAAGAAAAGAGCAAGAGTGTGAAGCAGACCTGCGACAAGTGTGGCGCCATCATCTGGGGCCTTATCCAGACGTGGTACACCTGCACAGGTGAGACACGCTAGGCAGTGCATCAGCTTGATATAACACTGTAGAGATGTTTTAGTACCAAACTTTAAAACTTCCAATAGTGCAAACAATTCAAAACTCATACACAGGCTTTCAATTTGGACTTCATGACACATCCATCCACAATCCCACTGTCTCGTTTGTTGTCTCAAAGCTACGCATGCATGCTTCAtgttttcaaacctttatttattcagattggtcccattgagatcatagatctctttttcaagggagacctgcagcatatagattccacatgaaacataaaacaataaaggacattatacattatatttacaggatacatagttatagacatttacaagtgcccattgtatcagcaagcatttcattttgcctagctttaaaaacatgcagaggaatgagattgctcagtttcaattcttgctgaagattgttccaagcaagtggagcagcgcacataaaagctgtcttaccgaagacagtccttgctcttggcacatctaacaagactacatcatgtgacctcagacaatagctgcttgcaactctctgtgttatcagagagcagatataatacgggagtttacccaacaaagctttatagataaacgtgtaccagtgactgagcctccgtacagagagagatggtaaacctgccttggtatacagtgtacagtgatgagtaagcgctttacaatttgtgacaaatctcagagcactgtgatacgcagcatccaatttgctcaggtaattggcaggtgcattcatatacaacaaatccccatagtccagcacaggtaaaaaggtcacagtgactagccttttcctggcctcaagcgagaaacaggacttgtttctgaaaaagaaacctagcctaaccctcagttttttaagcaggttattgacatgaagtttaaaagagagacaatcatcaagccagataccaaggtatttgtaacaggcaacaacttcaagttttgttccttgcgtagttacaatatctaaaacaggctctggtatcttttttgcttttgaaaagagcattaccttggttttatccacatttaaaagaagctttaattcagagagctgagtctgaatagtgttaaaaacagcctgtaatttaacaccagcctccttaatggagggacctgcacaatacatcacagtatcatccgcatacaaatgtaaagtagcttcatccacattatcacctacgctgttaatatatatggagaataaaagtggtcctaaaacagaaccttgtggtacaccattagaaatgtttaaccattcagaagacagtccatcaaagtgaacacattgggacctttcagagaggtagttcacaaaccaccccactgcaaggctggataggccaatactgagtagcctctgctttaaaatgcgatgatcaacggtgtcaaacgctttggaaaggtcaataaacagagctgcacaactctgcttattatctaaaatagtagtaatgtcatttaccactttcatcgtggcagtgatggtgctgtgttgctttctgaagcctgtttACATTTCTGAACCAATCAGAGAAGGGGAACATTTGTTTAACTGACTGTCCTTTAACCCAGATTCTTAATAGGAATTGGGTTGTTTTTTTCAGTTTCAATAaatattgatgtattttaagGTTCACTTTTAATTCTTCTCTGAATATATTTCTTGAATGTTAAATATGTTAAGCAGCGATTCACACCTAACCCATTGGGTAAAGTGGTAATGTCGTTGCCTTTTCTTGTTTCAGGTTGCTATTATCGTTGCCATAGTAAGTGTATGAACTTGATCACCAAGCCCTGTGTCAGGGTAAAAGTCAGCCACCAGTCGGAGTACGAGCTCAGCATCTGCCCGGAGATCGGACTGGACCGACAGGACTACCGCTGTGCAGAATGTCGCACACCTATTTCACTGAGTGAGTGCAAATCGACTGTGTTATGCAAACAAAAAAAGAAGAGGAACCAAAAGCAATATGTAGGCTGTTTGAACTCAAGTTTGCTTGGCATGTGCACATagttataaataaaggtttcttTCAAGCCATCCAGAAAAGGATGACTATAAATTACAAACACATAACAAATGACTATTTTACACAGATGATACATTACAGGTAACCTTTATCCTCTTCTGCACATCTAAATACAATGCATTTGATCATGATTTGAAACTGTATTAAATGACATCCTGCTTTCTTTTGTGTCATAGTTTTAACGTACTGTGCTATATTAACGTTTAGGGGGCGTGCCCACTGAAGCCAGGCAGTGCGACTACACAGGCCAGTATTACTGCAGCACATGCCACTGGAACGACTCCGCCGTGGTCCCAGCTCGTGTCATACACAACTGGGAGTTTGACCCACGCAAGGTAAAAACACAAGACTCAAATGTGCAACTGTACCCATAAATGTTACTGCTAATCCCAGAATTACACATAATTGTATTACAGAAGCATCAAACAAACGTAAGGGCGCACTCCACCAATTTTACTTGTCAAAGTCAATTTAGTGGTCATGAGGAGGACATAATTATTCAGGGTAGTCAGCTTGATGTCGTTTGAACATCAATAACATCATCTTACATAATAGAAATACCTACCAGTCAGCAATTTCCTGTTCAACCCAGTCAGGAGGAGGCTTGCACACCTTAGTCAGATACAGGTTTAACCCACATCACTGTATGGGTCTGAGAGGTGTATCAGCATGTCCATGTCTGCATATTCTGACAGTGTGCATCTCTGTTTCAGGTGTGTCGCTCCTCAATGCGTTACCTTGCTCTGATGATCTCACGTCCTGTGCTGAGGCTGAAAGAAATCAACCCGCTGCTATTCAACTTCGTGGAGGAACTGGTTGAGATCAGGGTGGGTAGCTCCACTGCTTTGGAGTTTGTAGATGTTCTCattgtaaatgaaaaataaatcttAAAAAGTATCTTTCACATATTCCTATTTAACAACTGCAattctgttgtgtgtgtgtgtgtttcctttaCAGAAGCTCCGTCAAGATATTCTGTTGATGAAACCCTATTTTATTACCTGTAAAGAGGCCATGGAGGCTCGACTATTGCTACAGGTAATTATGTATTGACTGAATTGTCATTTGCATGGTGCAGCTGTGGATGTGtactttgtaaattgtgtaattttTCGTTTTAATTTAACAGTTTTTatcttaatatattttttatgcatgctttttgGGTAATATTAAGCTGTATGTGGCTCTTCTCCTGCTGTAACAaatgcaaatgtcccctctgtgggaggaATACAGATATTCTGATTCTTATTCTGAGCTAAAGCATCAGATACAGTTGCATGATATGATGCTATGTGACCAATAGGTTATATACTGTAACAAGAGCACCACCATGTGGTGGAAGGGGAGAGCCGAGCTGTGTCAGAAAAAGTTACCGTTGTACATTTGAGGCATTTAATGTGATATTATTAGTCCATGAAAATACTGTAAACGTGACTTGGTACAGGTTCAGCATCAGCTCAAATATTTCTCCATTATTTTTCCTTCAGATATTTCAGAGCTTTTGCATTCATTTTTCTGTGATTTAAAAAGGCTTTACAACAGGCAAAAAAACATATTAGTATTTTATTCTATCTTTGTGTTCCCCAGCTTCAAGATCGTCAGCACTTTGTGGAGAACGACGACATGTACTCACTTCAGGATTTGATTGATATCTCCAGTGGCAGACTCAGCTGTTCCCTCACAGAGATCCACACCACATTTGCTAAGCACATAAAACTAGACTGTGAGGTGAGCAGATACACACAGAGAACATGATCTGGCTCTGAAAGGACACACATTTCCTCTGTGGGAATCACTCTCAACTTTATCTTGTAGTAACTTCTAAAACGCAATTAGCAAATACTTTTCATATTTACAGCTATTTGCGAAATGATTGAGCATTGTTCgctaaaagagagagaaaattaAGCCTCCCTGAAACTCTACATTTCTTTCcaatttgttgtgtgtgtgtctgtgtgtgtagcgCTGTCAAGCCAAAGGATTTGTGTGTGAGCTGTGTAAGGAA of Pseudochaenichthys georgianus chromosome 3, fPseGeo1.2, whole genome shotgun sequence contains these proteins:
- the def8 gene encoding differentially expressed in FDCP 8 homolog isoform X6; translated protein: MFFCEAYAARPELFSGTRTHSSDRTMDLGLAEDHFSRPMGSFVAFDIEKLKMAIEECKKLILELPEHSERQKDTVVKLIHLRLKLQELKDPEEDEPNLRVLLEHRFSKEKSKSVKQTCDKCGAIIWGLIQTWYTCTGCYYRCHSKCMNLITKPCVRVKVSHQSEYELSICPEIGLDRQDYRCAECRTPISLRGVPTEARQCDYTGQYYCSTCHWNDSAVVPARVIHNWEFDPRKVCRSSMRYLALMISRPVLRLKEINPLLFNFVEELVEIRKLRQDILLMKPYFITCKEAMEARLLLQLQDRQHFVENDDMYSLQDLIDISSGRLSCSLTEIHTTFAKHIKLDCERCQAKGFVCELCKEGDILFPFDSHTSVCYDCSAVFHRDCYYDNSTTCPRCARMTDRKQDEVSDVKDA
- the def8 gene encoding differentially expressed in FDCP 8 homolog isoform X2, whose amino-acid sequence is MEYDERLALFRQTRLNPFDRGEEEDGPQGGKTPPLHARPELFSGTRTHSSDRTMDLGLAEDHFSRPMGSFVAFDIEKLKMAIEECKKLILELPEHSERQKDTVVKLIHLRLKLQELKDPEEDEPNLRVLLEHRFSKEKSKSVKQTCDKCGAIIWGLIQTWYTCTGCYYRCHSKCMNLITKPCVRVKVSHQSEYELSICPEIGLDRQDYRCAECRTPISLRGVPTEARQCDYTGQYYCSTCHWNDSAVVPARVIHNWEFDPRKVCRSSMRYLALMISRPVLRLKEINPLLFNFVEELVEIRKLRQDILLMKPYFITCKEAMEARLLLQLQDRQHFVENDDMYSLQDLIDISSGRLSCSLTEIHTTFAKHIKLDCERCQAKGFVCELCKEGDILFPFDSHTSVCYDCSAVFHRDCYYDNSTTCPRCARMTDRKQDEVSDVKDA
- the def8 gene encoding differentially expressed in FDCP 8 homolog isoform X1; this encodes MEYDERLALFRQTRLNPFDRGEEEDGPQGGKTPPLHEARPELFSGTRTHSSDRTMDLGLAEDHFSRPMGSFVAFDIEKLKMAIEECKKLILELPEHSERQKDTVVKLIHLRLKLQELKDPEEDEPNLRVLLEHRFSKEKSKSVKQTCDKCGAIIWGLIQTWYTCTGCYYRCHSKCMNLITKPCVRVKVSHQSEYELSICPEIGLDRQDYRCAECRTPISLRGVPTEARQCDYTGQYYCSTCHWNDSAVVPARVIHNWEFDPRKVCRSSMRYLALMISRPVLRLKEINPLLFNFVEELVEIRKLRQDILLMKPYFITCKEAMEARLLLQLQDRQHFVENDDMYSLQDLIDISSGRLSCSLTEIHTTFAKHIKLDCERCQAKGFVCELCKEGDILFPFDSHTSVCYDCSAVFHRDCYYDNSTTCPRCARMTDRKQDEVSDVKDA
- the def8 gene encoding differentially expressed in FDCP 8 homolog isoform X3; protein product: MYFSVVWHGEACFFVRRMQLGALDGEQPFVRGPEARPELFSGTRTHSSDRTMDLGLAEDHFSRPMGSFVAFDIEKLKMAIEECKKLILELPEHSERQKDTVVKLIHLRLKLQELKDPEEDEPNLRVLLEHRFSKEKSKSVKQTCDKCGAIIWGLIQTWYTCTGCYYRCHSKCMNLITKPCVRVKVSHQSEYELSICPEIGLDRQDYRCAECRTPISLRGVPTEARQCDYTGQYYCSTCHWNDSAVVPARVIHNWEFDPRKVCRSSMRYLALMISRPVLRLKEINPLLFNFVEELVEIRKLRQDILLMKPYFITCKEAMEARLLLQLQDRQHFVENDDMYSLQDLIDISSGRLSCSLTEIHTTFAKHIKLDCERCQAKGFVCELCKEGDILFPFDSHTSVCYDCSAVFHRDCYYDNSTTCPRCARMTDRKQDEVSDVKDA
- the def8 gene encoding differentially expressed in FDCP 8 homolog isoform X7, yielding MVPKEAKRPHSTLGALDGEQPFVRGPEARPELFSGTRTHSSDRTMDLGLAEDHFSRPMGSFVAFDIEKLKMAIEECKKLILELPEHSERQKDTVVKLIHLRLKLQELKDPEEDEPNLRVLLEHRFSKEKSKSVKQTCDKCGAIIWGLIQTWYTCTGCYYRCHSKCMNLITKPCVRVKVSHQSEYELSICPEIGLDRQDYRCAECRTPISLRGVPTEARQCDYTGQYYCSTCHWNDSAVVPARVIHNWEFDPRKVCRSSMRYLALMISRPVLRLKEINPLLFNFVEELVEIRKLRQDILLMKPYFITCKEAMEARLLLQLQDRQHFVENDDMYSLQDLIDISSGRLSCSLTEIHTTFAKHIKLDCERCQAKGFVCELCKEGDILFPFDSHTSVCYDCSAVFHRDCYYDNSTTCPRCARMTDRKQDEVSDVKDA
- the def8 gene encoding differentially expressed in FDCP 8 homolog isoform X5; this encodes MFFCEAYAEARPELFSGTRTHSSDRTMDLGLAEDHFSRPMGSFVAFDIEKLKMAIEECKKLILELPEHSERQKDTVVKLIHLRLKLQELKDPEEDEPNLRVLLEHRFSKEKSKSVKQTCDKCGAIIWGLIQTWYTCTGCYYRCHSKCMNLITKPCVRVKVSHQSEYELSICPEIGLDRQDYRCAECRTPISLRGVPTEARQCDYTGQYYCSTCHWNDSAVVPARVIHNWEFDPRKVCRSSMRYLALMISRPVLRLKEINPLLFNFVEELVEIRKLRQDILLMKPYFITCKEAMEARLLLQLQDRQHFVENDDMYSLQDLIDISSGRLSCSLTEIHTTFAKHIKLDCERCQAKGFVCELCKEGDILFPFDSHTSVCYDCSAVFHRDCYYDNSTTCPRCARMTDRKQDEVSDVKDA
- the def8 gene encoding differentially expressed in FDCP 8 homolog isoform X4 produces the protein MEYDERLALFRQTRLNPFDRGEEEDGPQGGKTPPLHEARPELFSGTRTHSSDRTMDLGLAEDHFSRPMGSFVAFDIEKLKMAIEECKKLILELPEHSERQKDTVVKLIHLRLKLQELKDPEEDEPNLRVLLEHRFSKEKSKSVKQTCDKCGAIIWGLIQTWYTCTGCYYRCHSKCMNLITKPCVRVKVSHQSEYELSICPEIGLDRQDYRCAECRTPISLRGVPTEARQCDYTGQYYCSTCHWNDSAVVPARVIHNWEFDPRKVCRSSMRYLALMISRPVLRLKEINPLLFNFVEELVEIRKLRQDILLMKPYFITCKEAMEARLLLQLQDRQHFVENDDMYSLQDLIDISSGRLSCSLTEIHTTFAKHIKLDCERCQAKGFVCELCKEGDILFPFDSHTSVCYDCSAVFHSGAAVLVTLKMSSHDLNPDRIR